The genome window GAAAATAGTAAAGGATATTGTAGTTACATGTATGATGGCTGTGtctccttgatttttttttcgatTTTCATCTCGAGTGATGAGTACAATATTACAATGTGTAACATGACCCCTGTCCTCATCTATAATCAAAGCAGCAACTTCATTTGCAGTTGATTGGATGTGCTGTCTATAGGTTCAAGTACAAATTAATTATACTTGCTGATTGGAAACACTTTAGTTTTGGAGTATATCTCTAGCACTCCAAAAAAACTTGTACATATAGATTGATCTCATCGAGCATATTCTATAATCTCTCAACTGCTAATGCCGTAACTCTAATTGGATTGTCATTATAACTATTTAGAAGATTCATACAATTCTATAACTTGTTATCAGTATAAAAATGTACAGTTATATGAATCTACCTAATTCTCCAATAGAAGGTAAGAGAGATTCAATTAGATGATAATTTTCTCGACTAAATCAAAATCAATATGGTCTGACAGAATTGAATACAGAATCATCTATTTTGCCTCCTATAGATGTGAATTTGAATAAGAAGTTCAATAAAcgaattttttctttcaaatttgGAGTAGTAAGTACTTGTTTTAGAAACTGAGTATTAGGCAATAAAGACAAAACAACATCCTCATTTTGGCAACACAAATTGTTTTTGAGGGTTTCTTATGAAATATCAATTTTATATCCAGATAGATTGGTAACGTCGTCTTGCTGTCTAAAGTCCAACTTCTATTCTATTTCATATCTTTCGTTTCGTTTCTCTCCATCGGACCATCTCTGCTACCGAGCTGACTTTTTCAACAATATCTGTACTTTGTGACACTGGTCCAAATAGACTCTTGCGAgtggaaaaggaaaaggtgaaaaatgaatagACACTTTCAGATATTGACGGCTTGATAAGCTAGTGGCAAGTACCATTctagtttcgtaaatttcaaTGGCCTATTTGAAAAAGACAGTAAttgttttgaattcaaataatAGCAAAACACTAATAAACGAAGGTCATGGGGTCAAGAACTTTTTTGAAATGGACCTTAAAATTTTGCAATAGAAATTCAATCTACCACTTGAAGAACGGTTCAATGTTGACAATGCTTTAAACGAATACATACATGTGATCGATACACGAAATTGGAATGAAACTAATACTGAGAACATAGTGTGTGATGTAGCTAAAGAAAGAAGATTGATCCAAATTGTTAATCATGGGATTTCTACTGAGGCGCTTTCAAATTTAGGAATGCAACTCGTGAATTCTTTGAATTGCCACTAactaagaaattgaaatataccaaaatcaaCTCTTCAAGAAAAAATATTTCTCTTCGAACAACCTTTCTCTCAGAAATTGAAAAGATTCACAAGTGGAATGACAAACTTACGTTTATGTATGTTTTTGATGAAAAGACCCAGGGGTTTTGGCttccaatttgaaagaaagaaatgtTCAAATAtataaaatcatccaaaatacaggtaaaaaaactactaaaaattctCTTGAAACGGTTGAATGCGAAAgagattgataaaaaaaaaacacttaatGTTTATGGGTACAGAAAGAGTCAATTTAAATTATTATCCAAAATGTCCCCAACATGAATTTGCTATTGACATAGGCCATCACTCCGATATATCAACTATCACCATCATTTCTCAAGGTATGATAGGAGGTTTTTTAGGTTTGAAAATCAGAAATTGATCCATGGATACATGTCTTTCCAATAAATGGAGTTTGAGTGATAAATATTGGTGATACTATAAAAATCATGATAATGGACGCTATAGGAGTATCGAGCATTTGTGACTATTACCAAAGTTCACAATAGGATTTCAATGCAATTTTTTGTAGGTACAATACATTGTGCAATTATCGAACCTTTTGAAGAAGTGTTTGAGAGCATTGGAGAAGAACCACTCTATGAAGAGTGTCTCTACTCGAACTATGCAGCACATTTCCATTCAAAAGTCCATcatgaaaaagacaaaatttaATTTGCGCTGATATGAAATTCTGTACTTTGATGTTATATAGTATTATAGGATGTTCGCATCccatattgaaaaataaatcaTACAGTTTATATTCCAAAAACACATGGAccatgaatttaagagcttaataagactaacaatttttaatagtaaaaaaaatgacaataaaagttacattaaaagaattcaaaatacaAAATCAATGAATACATACATGTGATCGATATATCAAATTAGAATGATCCTAATATTGAGAACATGGTGTGTGATGTAGTTAAAGAATGGTGATTGATCCAAATTGTTAATCATGGAATTTCTACTGATGCACTTTCAAATTTAGGGATGCAGCTCGTGAATTTTTTGAATTGTCACTAactaagaaattgaaatatacacTCTACAAGAAGAAATATCTCTCTTCAAACAAGCTTTATCTCAGAAATTGAAAAGATTCACGAGTGAAATGACAAACTTATGTTTATGTATGTTTTTGATGAAAGAGTCCATGGGTTTTGGCTTCCAATTTGTAGGAAAGAAGTGTTGAAATATATAAAATCAAGCGAAATACTTGTcaaaaaaactactaaaaattctCCTAAAACTGTTGAATACGAAAgagattgataaaaaaaaaattaatgcttATGGATATTGAAACAGTCAATTTAAATTATTATCCTAAATGTCCCCAACTTGAATTTGCTATTGACATAGGCCATCACTCTGACATATCAACTATTACCATCCTTCCTCAAAATATGATAGGAGGTTTTTGGATTTGAAAATTAGAAAGTGATCCATGGATACATATCTTtgcaataaataaaattttggtgataaATGTTGGTGATGCTCTAAAAATCATGACAATGGACGCTATAGGATATCGAGCATTTGTGACTGTTACCAAATATTACAATATGATTTCaatgcaattttttgcaaataaaatatcTTGTGCAATTATCAGATATTTTAAAGAAATGCTTGAAAGCACTGGAGAAGAACAACTCTATAAAGAGTTTCTCTACTTGAAGTATGCAACACATTTCTATTCATAAGTTCATCATGCAAAAGGTGATATTCAATTTGCACTGATATGAGATTCTGTACTTTGATGTTATATTGTATTATCGGTTGTTTGCATCGTATATTGAAGAATAAATCATGTAGTTTATATTTCAAGAACATAAGAACCATGAATTTAAGAGTTTAATAAGACTAACAATTCTTAATAGTaaaaaaatgagaataaaaGGTACATTAAAAGAATTCGAAATACAAAATTAATGAATACATACATGTGATCGATATATCAAATTGGAATGATCCTAATATTAAGAACATAGTGTTTGATGTAGCTAAAAAATGGggattaataaaaaattttaatcgtGGGATTTCTACCGAGGCACTTTCAAATTTAGGAATGCAGCTCGTGAATTCTTTGAATTGCCACCAACTGAGAAAttgaaatataccaaaatcaaGGGGGTGTTTGGAACCCAAGTTTTTGAGCAAGTTTGTTTGCTACTAGTTTTTatacaacttttgctacaggaacccaaaAAACTTCCAAAAAACTTTTTCACTCCCTTGTTAAACTTTCAgcaaaacgacgtcgttttgcCGCATCTTTTGTTTTGAAACCCCAAAACACTTTGCCCGACAGAAGCGGTACCCTCCTATACGCAAAGACTTTCCTCGATTTTGAGCTCACGGAAGCGGTGCCTAGTATACAGCGGGTTAGCGGGCTCACCTGAGCAATTCGGCCATAGGACGTGGAGTGATCGGAGCTTGGAGTGAGGCGTGAGGGTTGGTGCTGCAGCTCTGTATTGCAACAGTGTAGACGCGTGAGAAGCTAGGGCTCGACGTTCGGCGAAGAACAAATTCATCCCCTCCCCCGCAACTGCTCCTCCTCTGACAAACGGCTATGCCAGTCCATTTGCCACAATTCTACTGTGCTTCCATTTACGTAAGTTTCCTTCAACCAGTAGCTTAGATTTGAGGAAGACACGCATCGATATTTTGCCTCTGAAACCGCGGCATTCCAGAAGcaatttttgggatttttttttttgttgattagTCACTTTGTATGGCGTGCTGCGCTAATTGATTCTTTATTGTTTTGGTATTAAATAAGCCAACATTTGGAGAAAGGCTGAGTTAATTGCCCTCCATTGGAATGTTACACTTGGTCTCAAGTTCGGACAGAGGGTAAAGCTCTGTGTTGATTAATTTGGGTAATGTGTTAATTAATTCTTTAACATTGGTCTGTGAGAATTAATTTGGGTGCTGCGTTGATTAAAGGTTTTTCACATAATTGATTGCTCTGTGTTGCTCCGGGCCAAGATTGAGCAAGTATTTGAAGGAGTTTTGAAGGCTTTGATTGGTCTTGGTGTGATATGAGGTTCAGCTGAGGAGTCCCTTGGGTTACTTGTTCTTGTTATTCTTGCTGTCTTTGATGTTGTTGAAAGCGTTTCTTTTGCTTGATTGGTGAATTTCCCGGCAATTGTGAGATTTTGGaaatagtttttctttttcaagattAGTTTGACAAGCTTCCATTTGATAAAGACAAGCCTTGGACAATGATTTTTTAGACGAATGAACTTGAATAATGAGATTGCCAATGGATAATGAATTTAATTGTTTGTGTGTAAATTTAATAGAATTTAGGTACATTAACAAGGTCCTAATAGTactgaataaaaaaaattcattttttatgattGAAATTTCTTGGAGACTAATaactaagaaaaacaaatttttaatagagttctgatttttctaattaGTTTCGAAGCGCTTGATACACACTTTCCATCAGTAGTGTATACTCCTGCTTGTTGTCGCTCCTTCTATTTactttgaaaaaaatagaagggTTGAGGTCCCAATTAAGCGAGGGCGTTGATTAGGCAAACTATTTATTTTACCTAACTATTTATTATACCTAAATCAATCAATTATTTCTTGCTCTGTAATAAGAACGCAAAGGGTAGATAGGGATGCCAATTTGAAGATGAGTTGGTGAACTATACAAGCCACCACGTTCCTATCTACCTATGAAATTTGTATACTCACTTGAGTATCCTTCAACTTACATCCTTTAGTTTTTACTAGTATCATTTATTTGCAATGTGGTGACTGGTATAACTTCTAAACACTCACCCAAACTAGAAATCATTTATTTCTCAGTGTcttgtttaatttatttattatttactaTAATTATTTATGTTTCTTGGGTTTGCAACCCAAACTAGAAGGATTCCTTTCTAAAGACTTTTCACTTAAATTGTGTGCTTATTGAGGCTTTGACAAATTAATTCATGAGTAGTAGTAAAGTTTTCATGCCTTCATGATTTAGGTGAAATAGGGGGTTAGCGGAATTAGTTCAAATTCTACTGTTTGCTTAGTAAAGTGGATGGTTTTTCATTTATTCCTTGCATGTATTTTCCTGTTCTATATAGAGGTTGGTAATTTTGCTGCATTATAATTAATTTAAGATATAGGCATACATTCATTCTTACATTGTTAACAGGTTTATGCCGCCGCGCACTAGATCCATTTCTAGAGGTTTGTTTTGGGGTATTTTGACTTTCACTTGCAtgtatttttctggtagatatTGTAAGGACTAATTTTCACTTTAATTCACAGTCGGAAAACTCAAACTTCCTGTTTCTCTTACGACTGCTTGGTCCGAGTGTGGAGAGAACGATTTACAGCTTTGCATCACCAATTACTTCAAGGTATTATTGAATTCGTCTCTTTTCACAACCCTTTCACTAATATATTGAATTAACTATTTTGTATGTCCCGTTTTCATGGCTGCCGTGGTTGGAAATTGGTATTATTTGCATATGATTCAAGGGATTTACTTTAATATTTTGCCATATATCTGTTTTGGGGCTAAGATGCTATTCAATTTCTGTTTAGCGTCTGTAATAGTCAATTTTCGCTAATCCTTATTTGTCCTACATAAAGCGTAAAAAACCAATGGCCGGTAAGGTTGGTTCATCGAGGCAAGGTCGAGCCCAATTTCCAATGGAGCGAGAGGTTGAATTTGCGGAGTACTTGGTTGAATTAAAACGGGCTAATAGAATTAACAAGGGCAACTTAAAGAGTGAGGTGTTCCCGGCAATTGTTGATAGATTTGCCAAAAAGGGATGCCACTTTGATATTTCTCAAATCAAGGCGAAGTATTATGCTTTACGTGCTCAGACTCAAGAATACAATCGCATGCGAATGAGGGTGACTGGGGCCGGATGGGATCCCCTCCTCCAGACTGTAACCATGGATGAAATCAAATGGCAAGATGTGATTAAGGTATtccatttaattttttcttttctatcacATAAGCTTATAAAGTATAAATAGAATTTTAGATATATCCTCTGTGTTAATTTTGGCTTTAAATGTGTAGGAGAATCCATCTTTTGAGACTTACCACAACAAAGATTGCCGTGTCTTCTACATATTGTCGGAGGTGTTTGACAAAATGGATGCCCAAGGCCGATACGCAAGGGACTCAAACCAACCACCAATTGACATCAATGACGAGATAAGAGCGAGGCAAGGTCAAGCTTTCTCCAATATCAACCTCCAGGGTACGGAGCACGTGGACCTAACTGATGAAATGACGCCTCCTGTGCAGTCAACTGGGAAATCGGATGCCCAACATTCaaaaggcaaaggcaaagggaaaaggaagactcCAGAATCTTCATCCGCCAAAGACGGCGACCTCCCGCCTGGTCTAAGTCGCACCTCATACAATAATGCCATATCTTGGATGGATGCGACGTTTGCTTCCAATCGGAGCACGTCCCAGAGTGTAGATGCCCCACCTCCCCCACCTGCTGCTACTACAGCTCCTCCTGTGCCGATTTACGTGGATGATGACCTGTACTCAATGGCAAAGGCACGTGCAGCCTTGGACGCAATTACAGGCTTGCCAGATAAAGTAGCTGTAAAAGCAGGTGTTAAGTTGGCTGATTCCGTAGATCATCGGATGATGTTTTTGACTCAGCCGAGTGAGGCTAGGAAGCGGTTGTATGTATTGACGATTGGGGGGGCCAACTAGATGATTGAGGCCTGCATGTGCCTAGGGGGGGTTAAGCACTAGTTGGAAGGGTTTTCTTTGCATGCTTTAATGACTCTAGATTTGTATTTGTGATTGATGGATGCTGGTTTTCCCTGTTGGGAAACGAATTTGCACTTTGGttgtttcattcattttaaaacTTACCATAATGTTTCACCATTTCTTTAATATTTGACTTTTCGAGTTGGCGAATAATAAATAGGAGTCTTTCTTTAATATAAGAGTTGGTTCTTGTGACGCCCCGCAAGAAGGAGGTTTTCCTTTGGTAGAAATCTTTGTTGGACAAGTGGagtaaaacagtttttcaactcggataagaaacgaaaaaaattttggaaaaaaagaaagggccaaatccggccggaaatccggccagaaactggccggatagctggccggattgccttgcaattttgaaaaaaatggttCAGTCTcggcctcatatccggccaggaatccggccgggaatccggccagaaactggccggattctgacgtggcacagccggtcagcagctttgaccggctgtttccttgataaatatcttgttttggctgctTTTGCTCTTCATTTTTGCCCCTGCTCAACCGAGCTTCAtagagagaaaactctcaaatttcCTAATTTCAATCTTTGCAAATATCTTGGGTTtcaaccgatggttttggaagctACTTCACACAAGGGTTTGCTATGGTGGGTTAAAGCTTGTGATGGATGGGTTTTTGAAGGGAAGCTCTAGGTTGAtagctctcttgaatttgaggtgagttgaATAAACAAGTTTCCTttggttctaatattggttaattagtgGTTTGTAGTGGCCATGTGTAttattttgtggagtatttcatgggtttgagataagttggtccaatttctgatttattggatatttttctgatttactATGATTATGGTTAGttggcttgaattgatggattgaaatggtgttaaatgaagtgattgtgcgttaattgtgatcgtttgcggaaaatttacgcttatggtataatttctggttttagggtttcaatttgggaatttttccaaggttggcttatgagcttctaattggctcaaTTGAGGGGTATTaaggccctaattggatatgttttatcgtttgtgaattgtatgagcaattgtggttaattgctatgtgattgggtttgtttgtaggttggaaaaataaaggaattaaggggaaatgctgtccgattttggaTAGCGTTGGTTGCTTTGAGTTAAGTTAAACGGCTTGGACTTGAACGAtgaaattggctatattggacgaggattgtgagccgtggaggtgagtgacctcaaacgaTTTCCAACGTTACCTTTgcaatgtttcttgcatcgtttctttgattgcatatcctgtgtgccggcatataagttcttgacatgttttggctcaaatgagtacttggaattcgtgtgctggaccccaatgtctcctccaccgtttaatgttcctgtagagcaccaatgggctctttctcaatgttcaatgttcaatgttaagtgtttaatgttaaatgattgtttggagcgttggacgtctaagtaccatgatttcactggctcacgagagaaatgaaagtgcattgattattgaatcatgacattatcgAAATGAATgtttgtgaaactgatttgataattgattttattggttactcgctgagcttctagctcaccccaaaatgttttattcccctccacagggctcaaggcaaagcgaaggcttgtagtgcttattcatgcGAGTGGATAGATTATCTTGTGtacagtttgaatttggatttcctgttgtgtaatagttcatattagggattgtattgaacgtttggaattgattggatgtgtaatagtctagtgtTGGACTTcccatggatcagagtggcgcagcggatgcgtggacgcttcgctctCGACGTGTAATCATTGGTTAAGTTGatatatatttgagttttatatgGTAATTTGTTCGAGGACTGTAGTGTTTGACCGAGTCCTGgagagagctgggcaggcggcccgttgacccctctggttcgccttaggggaaaatggggccgTTACAGTTCTCTAATGATCAAATTCCTAGCTTGTTCCTCATTTAACTCCTTATGTATCACTTGTTATCAAGGTACAGGTGTTTTGCCCAAACAGAGCATAAATGGCTAGGGCTCCGCCAAATTTTGGAGTGAATTTGGATGATCCAGATGATGCAAGACAAGCCGCAACTGCTGTATTAATACTATCATGGCACTTTCAAACACATCAAGTTCCAAGGACAAGGCAGTTAGTCCATACATGCCCTTTCACAGGTCAGGGTTGGGTTGACGACTTGTTGGGGGGAAAGTGCATCAGGATGCTTAACAACATGCGCATGAATGTGCCCACATTCATTCAACTCTGCCGGATATTGCGTGAAGGTGAATACATTATTGAGGGCCCCTGTGATAAAGTGACTTTAGAGGAAGGAGTGGCAATTGGTTTATATGGGTTGAGCCATGATTTGACACAAAGAATGTTAGGTGAGTGATTTCAGCATTCCACTGAGACCATTCATCGACACGTGCGCCGCCTGTGCCAAGCTTTAGTCCGATTAGCACCTATTGCTATCCGACATAGGGATACAGATGCTACTCATCCTCGGATTCGGAATAATAGAAAGTTTTATCCCTGGTTTAAGGTAGATGCCCGCATCTTAAAACTAATAAGTTtcgaaatgcaagtttaatttaTCATGTATTCAATATGTAGGATTGCATTGGGGCTATTGATGGAACACATGTCTCGGCAAGCGTGCCAAGGGGGGAACAGGATGCCTTTCGTAACAGAAAAGGCACGCTTTCACAAAATGTTTTAGCCGCATGTGACCACGATATGAGATTCGTTTATGTCAGAGCTGGTTGGGAAGGGAGTGCCCATGATAGTCGTGTCTTATTGGATGCTATTTCCAATCCGGATGCAGTATTTCCAACCCCACCGGCTGGAAAATATTATGCAGTTGATGCAGCGTACAGACACATGCCAGGACTCATGGCCCCTTTTAAGAGTGGACCAGGAGGAAGATCACAGACGGCACAGAAAGGATTATTTAATCGCCGCCATTCTTCGGTTCGGAATATAATAGAGAGGACATTTGGGGTATGGAAAATGAGGTTCAAAATTCTGGATGGTCCTATGAAAAACTATCCCATTGAGGCACAGAGGAACATTGTAGTGGCGTGCTGCGTATTACACAATTTCATTAGAGAGATGCAGCCATACGACGTCTACTTACCGGATGAAGTTAATATGGATGGCGGAGGTACCGAGGGAGCTCAAATGCCACAATTACACGTCACTCCAGAAGCACTCCATGATTGGAAGGAATTACGAAATGCAATGGCTGATCACATGTACCTTCACCGAAATGAGTAGTATATGGTTGCCACGCTTGATTTCCACGAGCCCGAACTTGCTCTCAATTGTATAATATgacactttttttttgaatatttgggATAAATATTTGGTACTGTAAAATTTAAGCCTTCTGGTCAATGTTGGGTTAACGGGTACTgataagggtttattttacgtatttttaagtacattttattagttaatttaagTACATTTTATTATACTCTTTACAATGTTTTGGTATTTTATATCATTTTGGTGTGAGTATACGTTTATATTAtttgtttgagttattttgttatttttcatttgtagatATTGGACATGGAGGCAAAGATGaccaaatgaagtgaaaaaggcgaagttgGCTTCTGGGTGGAAAGCAACTTGGCTTCCGGGTTGACAAAAATGTAATCCTAATTTTGATACAGTAATATAGGTCACAATTTTTtgataaagggaaaaaaaaattagggagGGAAGTTAATATTTAacacctaaaaaaaattttgttaaaaaatttaaaaaatcgctacagtaaagtttttagAAAACTTATACATTAAAAAGTTTTTTCTACTACTTCTACAGTgatctacagtaaagttttagacaaactcccaaaaaactcaggttccaaacaggccccaACTCTCCAAGAAGAAATATTTCTCTTTGAACAAGCTTTTTTTCAGAAATTGAAAAGATTCATGAGTGGAATGACAAACTTACATTTATATATGTTTTTGATGAAAAGATCCAGGGATTTTGGTCTCCAATTTGTAGGAAAGAAGtgttaaaatatataaaatcatGCAAAGTACTTGTcaaaaaaactactaaaaattctCCTGAGACTGTTGAATACGAAAGAGATTGATAAAAATAATACTTAATGCTTGTGGTTGCAGAAAAAAGTCAATTTAAATTGTTATCCTAAATATTTCCAACCTGAATTTGCTATTGATATAGGCCATCACTCCGACATATCAATTATCACCACATTCCTCAAAGTATGATAAAAGATTGTTTGAAAATCAGAAAGTAATCCATGGATACATGTCTTTACAATAAATTGAGTCTTGCTAATA of Coffea arabica cultivar ET-39 chromosome 5c, Coffea Arabica ET-39 HiFi, whole genome shotgun sequence contains these proteins:
- the LOC140007230 gene encoding protein ANTAGONIST OF LIKE HETEROCHROMATIN PROTEIN 1-like: MARAPPNFGVNLDDPDDARQAATAVLILSWHFQTHQVPRTRQLVHTCPFTGQGWVDDLLGGKCIRMLNNMRMNVPTFIQLCRILREGEYIIEGPCDKVTLEEGVAIGLYGLSHDLTQRMLDATHPRIRNNRKFYPWFKDCIGAIDGTHVSASVPRGEQDAFRNRKGTLSQNVLAACDHDMRFVYVRAGWEGSAHDSRVLLDAISNPDAVFPTPPAGKYYAVDAAYRHMPGLMAPFKSGPGGRSQTAQKGLFNRRHSSVRNIIERTFGVWKMRFKILDGPMKNYPIEAQRNIVVACCVLHNFIREMQPYDVYLPDEVNMDGGGTEGAQMPQLHVTPEALHDWKELRNAMADHMYLHRNE
- the LOC140007457 gene encoding uncharacterized protein; its protein translation is MAGKVGSSRQGRAQFPMEREVEFAEYLVELKRANRINKGNLKSEVFPAIVDRFAKKGCHFDISQIKAKYYALRAQTQEYNRMRMRVTGAGWDPLLQTVTMDEIKWQDVIKENPSFETYHNKDCRVFYILSEVFDKMDAQGRYARDSNQPPIDINDEIRARQGQAFSNINLQGTEHVDLTDEMTPPVQSTGKSDAQHSKGKGKGKRKTPESSSAKDGDLPPGLSRTSYNNAISWMDATFASNRSTSQSVDAPPPPPAATTAPPVPIYVDDDLYSMAKARAALDAITGLPDKVAVKAGVKLADSVDHRMMFLTQPSEARKRLYVLTIGGAN